The nucleotide window AATATAAAGAGATGTCACACTTATTTAAGTGCATAAATTAACTTCGAGGATGCACTCATGCAGTTTTCTACGGTTCTTGTAATTGATATTTGACAGTAAAGGTGTCTTGTTGTGTGAGAATTTTTGGGGAGGAGGGGACCTTGTTACAGTATACTAGTCTTCCCTATCCACTTATTTGAGGATATTGTTGTCCAGTCTGCAGGTTTGTATCAGAAATCTGAAGTATCTTCTGAGAGAAAGTGCATAAACTCCTCTGAAGGGTATGTTTATTTCATCACTTTTGTTATAGTTCCAAGTTTAATGTATTTATGTTTCTTAATTTGAAGAGGGGAAGGGGAAAGAGGGGGTGTTTAGGAAATATTCTGCTGTTAGGACTTTCTCTGTTGGTGTCTGTTAGCTAATCCCATCAATCAGTCTTACTTGTCTATACTCGTCTTCATGCAGTAATGGAGATAAGGCTTCAAATACAAATGGCGTGGACTTTACGggacaaaaaaaagagagaagtgatCTCCAGAAGGAAGTTCTGGCTGCTTTGTTCAGTGCTTCTGAGAAATCCGAGGAGAGACCTGAGGAGCTACCAAGAAGAACAATAAAGGCAGCAAATAGATATGGAGCATATGGACAATTAGTTGTTGAACCTCCAAATGATTTCATTTCAGAGTGCAAATCTGTTGTGTATCAACAGCATCCTAAGGAGGATGGTATGCAACCTTGTCTATATGGGGGAAACTTCAtttcccttgttttttttaggaGAGCAATGTTGGGATCAGTTTGTATGGTAAATGGTAAACTGCTCTCAGGAATTTATTCATTTCCCATGAAATCCAGATTTATACTAAAGATAGACCTATTAAGGCACTAGCTAATTTTGATGGGTGGTTGGTTGCTTGTGATTTATCTGTCAATTTCGTGTTTatctttgtattttctttcataGCGTGCTAAATTGCAGATGCAGATGACGAAGATGACTACCAGGTTCTTCGTAAAGCTGTGAAGGAGTATCGGACTACGATGAAGGAATATTTCCAGGCTGTATGTGgttttttagggtttagtaTTTTATTTGCAATGATTTGATCTATAAAACACGTAGAGTAGTTTCTCTTAGCAGCCTTAAAATTTCACACATGGAGTAAGGATATCAATTTTCTTTGCCAGGCTGTAGAGGCATTTTCTAAGAAGGATCATGATCGAGCAAACAAACTTCTAGAACAAGTAAGGCTTACTTGCTGTCATGAAGTGATTGGAtatgaattattttcttttaaagaaaatgaattaGCATCTTACGACTATATTGGAAAtagctttttttaaaacacactCTTCAGTTGGATAAAATGAAATACATGCTTCAAAAATTGAACAAGGGGCAGTTTCACTTCATGCAGATACCAAGCCGGACTTGATCATGTATCTAAGCTAAAAATATAAGATATCAAATTTTCTAGTGTAGAATTCACcgtattagtttttttttctttttaaaaaaaatgaatttatgAATTCTATTGTAATGTGGCAGGGAAAATTTTTCCAAGAAAAGGCACGCGAAGCGGATGAAGAgtcaaatgaaatgattctaAGAACAAGGTTAGCATCCTTTTCATTGAAATTTTGTGGTGTGTGTTTCTACTCTCTGTGGGCATTGGTTAATGATGGTGTATAGGATCCCACAATGttaatgttttttcttttattctgtGTTCCTCATCAGAAACGTTGAGACACAAGGTGAAATAGTGCTTGACTTGCATGAACGCAGTGCCAAGGAGGCAATACGTCTTTTGAAgtgtcaaatttcttcattttctggaATCTCATGTAAGTAAACGTTCTCATGTTCCTAGTTATTCTTTGAACTTGTTTTCTTGTTAATTGGAATTATTTGTTGTCTTCTCGTCAGCAATCAAGTGTCTTAAGGTCATCATTGATACACAAGAGGAAGAGATCTCAAAAGGATCTCGTAGACGAGTATTGGTAAGACTGCTTCATAATTACTTGCTGCATCTGTTTGAACAATGCTTCATACTTGGCTTATCCTTTTTCCATTTACACAGGTTTTGAAGCTACTGCAGGAAGAATCGATTAAGTGGACTGAAGGGGAAAAGGCCGGAACAATACTAATCCAATTAGACAATATTAATCGGAAACGTTTAACTTTcattaaaaagtaaagaaaccaAGTTGTTTCTCAGAGTGGTGCTCACAGAATTGagataattaatttatgaatgaaCAATCAAAATTGTTGGTTAGAATACACAATTGAAAGGTTGCGCAAGAGAAAGTAatgtgattttgattttggaaggAGTGAAAGATTTTCCTTTTCGGCCCCTTGTAAGAGTGAACGTCTGTTGTTTTTTGATTTGCAATGTAGTGACTTTTTTgatattatgatattacagcttttgtttgaaatgTTGGTAGATCATCATTTatcttttataaatttatactctttttttgtttgagtttaTATTATTGTCATTCGGTTAGTGTTGTTTTATTAGAAGGTTTGACATGTTGTATTGTTAGATTGTGAGACCACAAATTATAAAGATACAGATAAATTCACCCAATCAATAGTTTGCCtaggaattttgtttttcacaaTGTCTATTTTTTacgagtaatgctacacttaccacatttttatctcacatttctataccacgTGATGTGGCATGTTCATATTatatgtcacatcaattaaatcaatgaagtgtattttaattaaggcaattagaaaaacaaatactagaataaattattaaagaaaaaaaaatattaaataattttaattaatgtggCTGTTCACCTTATCTACCATATAAGATAGTATAAAGATTTGACATACAAATGtagtaagagtagcattattcatTTCTTACCTCTCACTAAATCTCAGTCCCAAAAATTTGATGCAATTCATAAAATCAGGCCCACTGCTTTAAGCCCAAATCCCAGTTGAAACAACTATCAAGCCCAGAAGACTACAATACCCACATGCCCAACTTTAATTTCACCAATCAATATCGTGAGGTAGGACCCACTAGCTAGATCCCACGATAGATGAATCAATGGCAGAAAGAAATCGACGGCGAGAGATGTTATGCCAATTTACGCACTTACCGCGCCaatttgctttatttatttattatatttattatagttattatttatttttaaatttgatgtgtAAAGTCTTTTTTTGAAGgaatatatttttgaaatataaaaataagaagtAATGAAAgttttatataaaaacttCAAATCAAATAGCACAATTAAGTACCCACTACgttattttaacttttttaatattaaaatttactttattattattatttattaattaagttATCTTGTTTTACAAGTCTAATTAATAAAGGATatttcttaatattttgaaagttTCACTAAATtctttggcaaaaaaaaaaaaaaaatgtttcccAAAATTATGCCCTATGCCTttacatataaattataatagtcttgtcttttatttctctctctctctctctctctctctctctctctctctttgtttttgtgcgTTTATTGTTTAGAATTTAGGTGATTCTGTTATGTATGGGTGGATCAGTGAAGGATGTGCAATCCAAGGTGGAGCTTGATAGCGTGGTCTGGCCCTCAAATTCGAAGCACATGGACGAGGTCTTTGCCCACTTTTCATCTCTAACtgggtttgtgtgtgtgttggtgttttgtttttgatccCCAATTGCTGATAAATATTGTAGGTTGAAGCTGAAGAACAGCCTGGGTCTTTTTCGGTTTCTGATGTGCCGTACTCTGCCTTTGTGAAGGTATTCttattgggtataatatatacatgtttgCTTGGTTATTTGATGCTGACTGGTTTTGAGTAAGCATGCTTAGGTTGTTGGATGTgagaatatattgttttcacCTTTCAACAAAGTTCTGCATCTAAATAATCAGTTTCTGTGAATATGGGGTATTTAGTTTGAAATTGAGCTTTGGGGTTTACTGATAGATGACAATAGTTGCAGTGTGACTGTTTTTAGTGagatttaattattaatagcCTCAGGCTATAATGTGATTATGGACTAGGATGTGTATatcagattttaaaaaagaagccTTATGTTATAACATAAACCTTTATCAATTCGAACGACTATCCACCCCAAAAAGAATTTTATATGGtggttttctttgttataCTGCAACCTGAGGTGTTTATGAATCCTGTGCTCAAGCCTGGGActgttgagttttttttttcacaggATTTATTATCATTAATGCTTAGATGTCCAGTGCAAATATAATGCTTACTTTGGTCGGAAAACTGGAAATGCGTGCAAGTATGAATTGAGTGATGattggaaaaataatttttttgttgatacACTTTTGTAACTAATTTCGTTGTTGGCTTGGGTTCTACGATTGTTCTGTATCTTGTTCTTCTCTTggtcattttttgtttgtgttttcttttgtcagGATGGAAAGGTAGCAGATTCATCTAGTTTGGCCAATGAAGTTGCTAGGGTTGCTGGGTCAGTTAAGGCTGGAGAACCTACTGCTCCTGCACCTACCAACCTTGAGACAGTCCAAGAGTTACCAAAAGAAACTTGATCTTCCGAGGAGCAAAGTCAAGCTCAAACTGGCCTTGATGATGCCTTGAAAAGGCGACTGCAGAAGTTGATTGACTCTAATCGAGTGATGCTTTTCATGAAAGGAACCCCTGAGGAGCCCAAATGTAAATTTAGCAGAATGGCTGTTGGACTTTTGAAGAAGTATGAGGTCGAATTTGGAAGTCTTGATGTTCTTATGGACATTGAAGTCATGGAGGGGATACAGAAGTATTCTAACTGGCCATATTTACCACATATCTACTTCGATGGGAGGGCTCGTGGTTTCTATCACATAACAACTTTCATGAAAGGTTTCCAAAGTGATAGCGATGATGAATGGGCATAGATTACACAACAGAAAAGTTGCGCAAGAGAGAGCATTGAACTTTTGCAAAatgtgattttgattttgatagaAGAAAAGATATTGAGGCATTTGTAATGTTTGATTTTTAAGGTGTTTATTTGCGTGGCTAAATTCTGTTTCTTTTGTGGTTtacctttcttttgttttttaagggTGGCTCAATGAAAGCATGTTGCttacttttgtttgtttgtttacgttatcttctttatttatttatgtataaatgCTAATTATGCTAATTCACCATACTGTGTCTCGAAAAATTCATTCTTGATTTTCGTGTTGAGGTTTTTCGAAATCAGTCAATTCAATTCATTCCTAAACGATAGCAGTTcagttcaattcaattcaattcttaTTTAACTGATCCAGTTTGTTACAAACAGAAGCATGCAACATAGCAGTTTGCATAGAATATATAGGAATAGCAAAGGTGTTATTTAAGTTTTTCAATGATGTTACTGTGTGAAAACTAATCCGGGTTTATTTGGAATCTGCAGATAGTTGCGGAGATGATATAGAAAAGGTAGACCacatttttcaaaacttgTCCCTTTCCACCAATTGATGTCATTTCATCATGTCAAAAGTTGTGGTGTTTTCGCAGCCTCTATGTAAGAAAAGTTTATCTTTTACTTCTGGAAACCTCAAAGGCagtttgttttccttttgttttttctgcaCATTGTATATGCACATAATAATTTCCCCATTTTTTCTGATACTATACaattattttctcatatgCTAGACATTGGaaagatatacatacatagAGTACTCCAAAGCAATAACTTTCATTTTGATACCATTCAGAGCATGGAAAATTAAGCTGATTAATTTGCCAGCACCAACTTCAGACAAAAGGAACGAACTTGTCGGTAGATCCAGCGATAAGGTTAGTAACACTTCCAAGCATTTAAGAAGTTAGCCCCAAGAAGGATTTTTATGTGTTTCTGATGCATCAATCTTCTTGGAAAAGCTATTCAATTGTATTTCTATAATGTATGACAAATATGATGTCACACTTAATTTTAAGTGCATAAATTAAGTTCGAGTATGCACCTTGTAATTGATATTTGACAGTAAACACGTCTTATTGGTTTGTGAGAACTTTGGGGGAGAAGGGGACCTTGTTACAGTATACATGTCACCGAAATTTAAACTAGATATAGTCTTCGAAATTTGTCCAGCATGGCGTACGTAGTGAATGCCACTATAGTATTTACCTTCCCTATCCATCTCATTTGAGGAGATTGTTGTCCAGTCTGCAGGTTTGTACCGGAAATCTGAAGTATCTTCTTAGAGAAAGTGCATAAACTCCTCTGATGTGGGTGTGTTTCTTTCATCTCTTTTGTTATAGTTCCAAGTGTAACGTGTTTATGTTTCTTATTTTGAAGAGGGGAAGGGGGAAGAGGACGAGTGTTTGGGAAATATTCTGCTGTTAGGACTTTCTCTGGTGTCCGTTAGCTAATCGATCCCATCAATCAGCTGACTGGTCTACACTCGTCTTCATGCAGTAACAGAGATAAGGGTTCAAATACAAATGGAGTGGAATTTAGGGAACAGAAAAAAGAGACAAGTGATCTCCAGAAGGAAGTTCTGGCTGCTTTGTTCAATGCTGATGAGAGACCCGAGGAGAGAACTGAGGAGCTACCAAGAAGAACAATAAAGGCAACGAATACATATGGAGCATATGGACAAGTAGTGGTTGAACCTCCAAATGATTTCATTTCAGCTGTTGTGTATCAACTGCATCCTAAGGAGGATGGTATGCAACTTTGTCTGTATATAGGGGAAAACTTCATTTCCCTTGTTATTTTTTGGAAGGGAGTGTTGGGATCGGTTTGTATGGTGAATGGTAAACTTCTCTTAGGAATTTATTCACTTCCCATGAAATCCAGATTTATCCTAAAGATAGACCTACTAAGGCACTAGCTAATTTGATGTGTGGTTGCCCGTGATTTATCTGTCtatttcatgtatatgtttgtATTTTCCTTCATAATAAAGTGTGCTAGAGTTGCAGAAGCAGATGTGACGAAGATAACTACCAGGTTCTTTGTAAATCTGTTAAGGAGTATCGAACTACGTACGATGAAGGAATATTTCCAGGCAATGCTTCCATAGAACACAGAACACTATACATAATACATACAATGTATTAGAAACTAGAGGAAGCCATTGAAGTGTATAAACTCAATATCTTTTTCCGAAAAAGCAAAGTCATtttaggggtcgtttggtacggcgGACTGTTATGGACCGGACTAAATCCtaggactgtcttggattagctcggattggattaagctggattaagtactgacctacgtttggtgtTGCGTTGGACTAAAAAACTGGATTGTGAAAATAGTGAAGACTTATGTTTGGTGTTGTGTtggataaaaataataattttttaaattttttaattttaattaagaattttagcgtaaaaataaataaaattctaatatttttgaaAGACTAAAACTGtcacatttctttttatttttcttcatccatactcttctctcctttgtcttttcttctttatcttttctgatttcttttcttctttatcttttctgatttcttttcttctttgtcttttcttatttcttttcttctctgccCCTTTTTTCCCCCATTTCTTCCTTCATCTTCACTCCTCTGTATTTTCTTCCCAGGCccgtttctttttttttttttttttttccttccttcatcctctcttcttctttccattcCCATGccatttctgtttttctttgtttcattcttcctattctttcctttatcttttcttcttccttccctcCTTCTGACTCTCTCTTCATGCCACTACAGATTCAACCATCAactcaccctctctctctctctctctctctctctctctctctctctctctctctctctctctctctctctctctctctctctctttctagtTCCACTAATTAATGGTTGTGGTGGTTCGATTGGGTAGTGCTGGTGGTTTAACTGGGTATGTGGTGGCTGGTGATGATGGTTTGATTGACTAATtgggtgatggtgatggttcGATTGGGTATGTGGTGGCTGGTTATGTGTTTGATGGTGGTGGTCTGATGGTTGTGGCATCGTGGTGATGGTGGTATGTTTGATGTTTCGGGCTCGTGTGTTTGATGGTAGAGGTGG belongs to Prunus persica cultivar Lovell chromosome G4, Prunus_persica_NCBIv2, whole genome shotgun sequence and includes:
- the LOC18778580 gene encoding putative nuclear RNA export factor SDE5 — protein: MEASGLNGASNFDDEKALKGLLEAFGAAFSLDQIASAYCKAGKNAGDAAEALAMSTPNGEAKPRGEEESSRLSLGNSSKKPYLYQANGNSRASKPKYRAVSGGSVSSIIGKHYGKKTPSADGSCNATKPLKLDSEVLPMSETWVEKAESNPSRNDGLHQDMEDFLFTMLGDGFKLERERIREVLDSCGHDMEKSMEKLINLPASTSDKRNGLVARSSDKSAGLYQKSEVSSERKCINSSEGNGDKASNTNGVDFTGQKKERSDLQKEVLAALFSASEKSEERPEELPRRTIKAANRYGAYGQLVVEPPNDFISECKSVVYQQHPKEDDADDEDDYQVLRKAVKEYRTTMKEYFQAAVEAFSKKDHDRANKLLEQGKFFQEKAREADEESNEMILRTRNVETQGEIVLDLHERSAKEAIRLLKCQISSFSGISSIKCLKVIIDTQEEEISKGSRRRVLVLKLLQEESIKWTEGEKAGTILIQLDNINRKRLTFIKK